In a genomic window of Streptomyces sp. SJL17-4:
- a CDS encoding multicopper oxidase domain-containing protein, producing the protein MDRRSFNRRLLAGGAVAATGVTSLSLASASSAAPEAAATAAPLRTAPAGGQIRHLKLYAEKLADGRMGYGLEKGKATVPGPLIELNEGDTLHIAFENLMDVPVSLHPHGVDYDIDNDGTRMSGSHVEAGATRTYTWRTHAPGRRPDGTWRPGSAGYWHYHDHVVGTDHGTGGIRKGLYGGLVVRRKGDILPDKQFTIVFNDMTINNRPAADPPDFLATVGDRVEIIMITHGEYYHTFHMHGHRWADNRTGLLSGPEDVSRVIDNKITGPADSFGFQIIAGEHVGAGAWMYHCHVQSHSDMGMAGLFLVAKPDGTVPGHGDHGGHGTHGAATAKEEPATRNSGGTHHH; encoded by the coding sequence ATGGACAGACGCAGCTTCAACCGTCGCCTGCTCGCGGGCGGAGCCGTCGCCGCGACCGGCGTGACATCGTTGTCTCTCGCCTCCGCCTCCAGTGCCGCGCCCGAAGCGGCCGCCACGGCCGCCCCGCTGAGGACTGCCCCGGCCGGCGGACAGATACGCCATCTCAAGCTGTACGCCGAGAAGTTGGCCGACGGGCGCATGGGATACGGCCTGGAGAAGGGCAAGGCCACCGTGCCCGGCCCGCTGATCGAGCTCAACGAGGGCGACACCCTCCACATCGCGTTCGAGAACCTGATGGACGTCCCCGTGAGCCTCCATCCGCACGGCGTGGACTACGACATCGACAACGACGGCACGAGGATGAGCGGGAGCCATGTCGAGGCGGGCGCCACCCGCACGTACACCTGGCGCACCCACGCCCCCGGCCGCCGCCCCGACGGCACCTGGCGGCCCGGCAGCGCCGGGTACTGGCACTACCACGACCACGTCGTGGGCACCGACCACGGCACCGGCGGCATCCGCAAGGGCCTGTACGGCGGCCTGGTGGTCCGCCGCAAGGGCGACATCCTGCCGGACAAGCAGTTCACCATCGTCTTCAACGACATGACGATCAACAACCGGCCGGCCGCCGATCCGCCCGACTTCCTCGCCACCGTGGGCGACCGGGTGGAGATCATCATGATCACGCACGGCGAGTACTACCACACGTTCCATATGCACGGTCATCGCTGGGCCGACAACCGCACCGGTCTCCTCAGCGGTCCCGAGGACGTGAGCCGCGTCATCGACAACAAGATCACCGGACCCGCGGACTCGTTCGGATTCCAGATCATCGCGGGCGAGCACGTCGGAGCCGGCGCCTGGATGTACCACTGCCACGTCCAGAGCCACTCCGACATGGGCATGGCCGGTCTCTTCCTGGTGGCCAAGCCGGACGGCACCGTGCCGGGCCACGGAGACCACGGAGGCCATGGAACACACGGTGCGGCGACGGCGAAGGAGGAACCGGCCACGCGGAACTCCGGCGGGACCCACCACCACTGA